From the genome of Papaver somniferum cultivar HN1 chromosome 2, ASM357369v1, whole genome shotgun sequence, one region includes:
- the LOC113347323 gene encoding F-box protein At1g78280-like: MEEESELSITTTTSAMVPKDRRYEALGELRIMPDEIICSILEYLSPNDVARISCVSSVLYILCNEEPLWMTLCLKEARGQLEYKDSWKKTTLRRQGVADKYVEYCRKPLHFDGFNSFYLYRRWYRNNTTLAAYSFDQGYIERKKNLSLEEFQNEYDVKKPVLLTELAETWPARSSWTMNELVKTYGDTAFKISQRSSKKVTMKFKDYVSYMNVQHDEDPLYIFDDKFGEVAPGLLKDYSVPHLFQEDLFDVLDGDQRPPYRWLIIGPERSGASWHVDPGLTSAWNTLLCGRKRWALYPPGRVPLGVTVHENEDDGDINIETPTSLQWWVDFYPLLADHDKPIECTQLPGETIFVPSGWWHCVLNLEATVAVTQNFVNSKNLEYVCLDMAPGRRHRGLCRAGLLAVDEDSFVDDENENDATNGDLKSQNIPEDKGFSYDISFLSKFLDEERDHYNTFWSPSNFLGQRELRQWLHKLWSAKPEMRELIWKGACLALNVEKWSARMAEICAFHNYPSPSDDERFPVGTGSNPVYLTADRVIKVCIEGGLESSIYGLGTELEFYDLLHKAGSPLKDHIPDVLACGILYLKNGSYKTVSWDGKDVPDIIATSKLVSGENVAGDFPFGVWSKSKFDYKNVGEPTNESISAVACSIWPYIITTRCKGNIYAHLRDSLSWDDNLNLASFLGEQLQNLHLLPLPPLHSSTDSYNKQRMEAKLHQSNGDAEAGAEMCSVPEEWKLFLKTLVKRKKAISSTLTEWGDPVPSSLVQKLEEYIPDDLSKLLVLSKDKNGLSKALKSPVWVHSDVMDDNVHMLPCDPNDCSRQNPEATSPIVNDLSLTNGNSGSRKRKWLPSHILDFSDLSVGDPILDVIPMHIDIFRGNSELLRRFLESYRSPLLRRKLSHEPEESGDKFGRLSYHAMCYTILHKENILGAIFALWKELRTAESWEEVEETVWGDLNKYEDSV, translated from the exons ACAAGGTGTAGCTGATAAATACGTGGAGTATTGCAGGAAACCATTGCATTTTGATG GATTCAATTCATTTTACCTGTATAGAAGATGGTACAGGAATAATACCACGTTAGCTGCGTACTCCTTTGATCAAGGATATATAGAAAGAAAGAAGAACCTTTCACTTGAAGAGTTTCAAAATGAGTACGATGTTAAGAAACCG GTTTTGCTCACTGAATTGGCTGAAACTTGGCCGGCAAGAAGTTCTTGGACAATGAATGAATTAGTGAAAACTTATGGTGACACAGCATTCAAAATATCTCAAAGGAGCTCCAAGAAAGTCACCATGaaattcaaggattatgtctcaTATATGAATGTGCAGCATGACGAGGACCCTCTTTATATTTTTGATGATAAG TTCGGCGAGGTTGCACCGGGTTTGTTGAAGGATTATAGTGTTCCTCATCTATTCCAAGAGGACCTTTTTGATGTCTTGGATGGAGATCAACGACCACCATACAGATGGCTAATTATTGGTCCAGAAAGGTCTGGTGCATCTTGGCACGTTGATCCAGGTCTCACTAGTGCTTGGAACACTCTACTATGCGGGCGAAAGAG GTGGGCGTTGTACCCTCCTGGTAGAGTACCTTTGGGAGTTACAGTACATGAAAATGAAGACGATGGTGATATCAATATTGAGACTCCAACATCTCTGCAG TGGTGGGTAGATTTTTATCCCCTGCTTGCAGATCACGACAAGCCAATTGAGTGTACTCAGTTACCTGGAGAGACAATATTTGTCCCAAGTGGATGGTGGCATTGTGTACTAAACTTGGAAGCCACTGTTGCTGTTACCCAGAACTTTGTCAATTCAAAAAACTTGGAATATGTTTGTCTGGATATGGCTCCTGGTCGTCGTCATAGAGGACTTTGTCGTGCTGGATTGCTTGCTGTTGATGAAGACAGTTTTGTTGATGATGAGAATGAGAATGATGCTACTAATGGTGACCTAAAAAGTCAAAACATTCCGGAAGATAAAGGTTTCAGTTATGATATAAGCTTTTTATCTAAGTTTCTAGACGAGGAGAGAGACCATTACAACACTTTTTGGAGCCCAAGCAATTTTCTAGGGCAAAGAGAACTGAGACAGTGGTTGCACAAGCTTTGGTCAGCAAAACCTGAAATGAGGGAGTTAATATGGAAG GGAGCTTGTTTAGCTTTAAATGTGGAGAAATGGTCTGCTCGCATGGCGGAGATTTGTGCTTTCCATAACTATCCCTCTCCATCAGATGATGAGAGATTTCCTGTTGGCACAGGCAGCAATCCT GTGTATCTCACTGCTGATCGAGTAATTAAGGTCTGTATTGAAGGAGGATTGGAGTCATCCATCTATGGGTTGGGCACTGAG CTTGAGTTCTATGATCTACTTCATAAAGCTGGCTCTCCCCTGAAGGATCACATTCCTGATGTTTTAGCTTGTGGAATTCTCTACCTTAAAAATGGGTCTTACAAAACTGTTTCGTGGGATGGAAAGGATGTGCCAGATATTATTGCTACAAGCAAACTGGTTTCAGGAGAGAATGTTGCAGGAGATTTTCCTTTTGGAGTATGGAGCAAATCAAAATTCGACTATAAAAATGTCGGAGAGCCAACAAATGAATCTATAAGTGCTGTCGCGTGCTCAATTTGGCCGTATATAATAACGACAAGATGCAAGGGAAACATTTATGCTCATCT AAGAGACTCATTGTCTTGGGATGATAACCTAAACCTAGCATCATTTCTGGGAGAACAACTGCAAAATCTTCACCTCTTGCCCTTGCCGCCTTTACATAGTTCCACGGATTCCTATAACAAACAGAGGATGGAGGCTAAGCTGCATCAGTCAAATGGCGACGCGGAAGCAGGTGCGGAGATGTGTAGTGTGCCAGAAGAATGGAAACTCTTTCTCAAAACTCTGGTGAAGAGAAAGAAGGCTATTTCAAGCACCTTGACTGAGTG GGGCGATCCAGTGCCAAGCAGCCTTGTTCAAAAACTTGAGGAATACATTCCAGATGATTTATCAAAGTTGCTAGTCCTTTCTAAG GATAAAAATGGCTTGTCAAAGGCACTGAAATCTCCCGTTTGGGTACACTCGGATGTCATGGATGACAATGTTCACATGCTACCATGTGATCCAAACGATTGCTCACGCCAGAATCCTGAAGCTACTAGCCCAATTGTTAATGATTTGAGTTTGACAAATGGTAATTCTGGCAGCAGGAAGAGGAAATGGCTTCCTAGCCACATTCTCGACTTCAGTGACCTGTCTGTTG GTGATCCTATATTGGATGTTATTCCTATGCACATTGATATCTTTAGAGGAAATTCTGAGTTGCTTAGGCGGTTCTTAGAAAGCTATAGATCTCCCCTTCTGAGAAGAAAATTATCACATGAACCGGAAGAGAGTGGAGATAAGTTTGGTCGTCTATCTTACCATGCCAT GTGCTATACTATCTTGCACAAAGAGAATATACTAGGAGCCATTTTCGCTTTATGGAAAGAGCTTAGAACTGCTGAATCTTGGGaagaagttgaagaaactgtCTGGGGGGATTTGAACAAATATGAAGATTCTGTTTAG